TTGCTCCTGCACATAAGGCACGTACATCCCCACCCTCGTGTTTAACCTTGTGACAGTCGGAGTTGTTTCTCCAGTTGAAGTGGCCCCAGTTTCTCTATCACTTttccagcaccaccagcatttctccttcctcttcccctcctcctgggtttttttctttaaaagagaaaagtgtcAATTTGAACTTCCTGCTTGACAGACCCCACTGAGAAACTGATATGGGCCTGATAAGgtggtatttatttatttttcctgctgcaagGCTTCACAAGTCCTCCTTCTCACCCCCCTGTCCAGTTTTCAATACTGCCTGGTCTTGATACTTCCCAATGCTGATAGTGTCACCAGGAATGTTTGCTCTGAGACACTGCTGTGGTGAAAGGCAGCTGATAAGAAGATACAGATAATATTATCCACAGTGCCATTGTGGAGCTTCTTGGACCTAGGAGGACCTCTATGCTATGCCCAAAAATCTGgttgacatttaaaaaatgagttACCAGTCCAGGATTACAGACAAAATGACCAAAGAAAGTAGATGTTTTTTAAAGCCAGACAACACAATAtgttattactttatttttgatACAGCTCTGGATTAAATTTTAGATACTGAGAGAACTAATTGGGAAGCTATCTGTGCACTTATCTGTGTACATGCTTGCTGTACAACACTCTTAAGTTttatcataaatattttaactgaaTTTAACTGTGTTCAGTTGCATTTCATTGCAGCTTGAAAACACACAAACTACCAACAAATCTCAAACTAAATTTGCTTGCTACTAGTCTAATGCCATTTCAAAAAGGATGCTACTGTAAAGTGGGTTGGTGTAAGTAGGCGCATGCTTTGAAAACAGCTGTTTTCTTGGATACGTTTAATAAATGGCTGTTTCTTTGCCTTATAGGGTAATGTTGCCAAATGATAGATTCCATCAGGGTAGTGCATAGTGAAGCAAAGAATCCGTGTTGAAAGCTGCGTGGTCATTGCCTGTTCTTACGTTCCTCACTGGGTTCAGATGATCCtccaaaaatcagaaataactgTTTCTCACCTCAGATAGTGAAGTAAGAACAGTCAGTCATGGAAGCGGAAACGTTTCTAAAGGACTGCAATGGTTTTGAGTCACGTACCTACTGGTGTTGGCTTGCACCTCCTGAGGGAAAGCCTGGCACTAACTAAGATTATGAAACCTTCTTGTAGTTTTTCCCCCTATAATAAAATATCTTACAAGTAATCAAGATTATGTAACAAAGATAAAGGCAGATTTGTTTTTCTACTGAATTTGTCTTTCAGTGTGCTGTTAAGATTGTATTATGTCCAGATAGCAAGGTCTTTGAATACAAATAAATAGAATATGTGCTGAACTGAGATGAATGCATGCTAGCTTCTATTTCCTTCtaaatacatatttctttttcccttttttttttttttaagcacattTCAACTTAAGCTGGAGCCAACCAGTCTTGCTTTCTTTTACTttgcttcagcatttttttataAAGTACAGCTGTAAGCAGAGGAGTTTTGCATAGACTGAATGCCACAGAAATCTGCAGTAAACAGTCTGCTTTGTTGTAGATGTTCCTAAGCAGTATATTTAATGAGTAATGATCTGTTTACTGATGGAGAATACCTTCTCTTTGAAGAAGGCTTTCATCCTAGCCAGCCATGGTTTTTTTGGTACTGTAAGTAATTGAACTGGCTGGTGAAGTGACTGCTGCGGTTTGGAAAAACCCGATTTGTCATGCCTTGTTATTTTACTGAGGAACATTTCTGGGAGCTTGTGTTCTGTGAAGCCCTTCAGTTAAACCTGTATTGTGAACAAATGCTCGTTACCACATTTATTAGAAATACTGCTTAAAGAGACATTCAACAGCAAAGCCAGGCAAATTtaaggggaaagaaaggtgaaatCAGTTTGCAGAGTGGAGACTGGCACTCTGCAAATGCATCATCATCAGATCTCTATGTACTGGCCTGTATCCCCTAAATTAACAGTGCTTTATATTAACACTTAATACCAGCAGGCATTTCTTCACacaaaaattagttttctgGCAAGTTGAATGATTGCTCATCTCTGAGAGATGACCTTCCTTCCCACTAAACTTGTAGGAGTtagattttgttttgaaaagagaTAATACCAGTGACATATCTAAATAGTCATTACTTTGTCTTTGTATTTCAGCACAAACCCACGTTAATccaaagcagcacagcgctGATAAAGATGAGCTTTATCAGAAAAGCATCCCAAAGAAGGAGCACAGTGTGAAAGAAATCCTGAAAATGGAATCCAATcctcaaaaaggaaaagacttCTTTCAGACCAACATTTCACCAGTTACTCCAGAAAAAGACTTGGATGATTTACATAAGAACTATAGCCCGGAGAGGTGTTTCTTCCCTCGAGTTGTCTACCCAATCCGACCTCACATTCCAGAAGACTATCTGAAAGCTTCCTTAGCATATGGCATGGACAGACCCAGCTACATTACTCACTCGCCCATCCAGGCATCTACTACACCGAGTCCTTCCGGGAGGAGCAGCCCAGACCaaagtttaaaaagttcaaGCCCCCACAGTAGTCCAGGGGTCACGGTTTCGCCTCTGGCACCTACTTCCCAAGAGCACAGAGAGCCATACCCTTACTTGAATGGATCATATGGCTCAGAAGGATTGGGGTCTTATCCTGGATATGCACCCCCTGGCCACCTCTCACCTGCCTTTCTACCGTCCTACAATCCCCATTACCCCAAATTCCTGTTACCTCCATTCAATATGAGCTGTAATAACCTGAGCGCTTTGAACAATATCAATGGCATCAACAATTTCAATCTCTTCCCAAGGATGTATCCTCTTTATGGCAACCTGCTCAGTGGAGGTAGCCTTTCCCACCACATGCTGAACCCTACCACGCTCCCCAGCTCATTGCCCAGTGAAGGAGGCCGTCGACTGCTGCAGCCTGATCATCCAAGAGACTTTCTCATACCAGCACCCAACAGTGCCTTCTCTATCACGGGCGCTGCTGCCAGCATGAAGGACAAGCCATGCAGCCCTACCAGTGGGTCCCCCACCGCTGGTACAGCAGCCAGTTCAGAACACATAATGCAACCTAAACCTACCTCAGTGGTGTTGGCTGCCACCGGCGGTGAAGAAGCCATGAATCTCATTAAAAGTAAGAGGAATGTGACCGGTTACAAAACCCTCCCATACCCACTGAAAAAGCAGAATGGGAAGATCAAGTACGAATGCAATGTTTGCTCCAAGACCTTTGGCCAGCTCTCCAATCTGAAGGTAGGCAGTGGAGAATAAGACAGGAGCCTTCTTTGAAGGCTCAGGTTTCTCCCTGTAGGTTTTCGAGGAAAAGCAGGGTCAGGCCTCCCTTGCTTGTTAGGCTGTTTATTCGTCTGGGCTTAGTACAGCATCCCCCAGCAAGAAAGCGTGGTTGTGTGTTTTAATACTGACGCCACCTAATTAACTAGATAACATTGTATTTTGGCAATGGGACTCTTCCGCTGACTTTAGGAAACATCTGAAAGCACTTTTGTTGTAGTACTGGAAACTGCAAATTGTTAATTGCTTTGTCTCTCCCTAGGTGCACCTCCGAGTACACAGCGGAGAGAGACCATTTAAATGCCAGACTTGCAATAAGGGCTTCACACAGCTGGCTCACCTCCAGAAGCACTATCTGGTACACACGGGAGAAAAACCCCACGAGTGTCAGGTATGTAAtgcacagagagagagatgatTCCTTCTGAGGCCAAAGGGACAGCAGGGCTTTGCACACCCCATACAGTGTGCAGGGAGGGCTGAGGGACAAACCCTTGGCTGCTCAGGGCCAGAATCCACACCACAGCTGGGCCCAGCCCTTGTGCAGCAGCATCTGTGAGACAGCACGATTGCCTGCAGCCTGCTAGAGCAACATCTGCCTGATACAGTTTTGCTATCAGCCACACTCAAAATGACATTcagcaatatttaaataaaaaaaggtggggatttttttccctttgtgagAAAGTGTGAAGATATAGAAAGCTGCTGCTTCGTCCTGCCGTCTCCTCCTAGGTGTCTGTGATTTAAACCATAAAATCGCCTCCCACTCACTCGCTGTTTCTCTGCCACCCCCCACATTAGGTTTGTCACAAGCGgttcagcagcaccagcaatCTCAAAACCCACCTGCGGCTCCACTCTGGAGAGAAGCCTTACCAGTGCAAGCTCTGCCCGGCCAAATTCACCCAGTTTGTGCACCTGAAGCTGCACAAGCGTCTCCACACCCGGGAACGCCCCCATAAATGCATCCACTGCCACAAGAGCTACATTCACCTCTGCAGCCTCCAGGTCCACCTGAAGGGCAACTGCCCCGTTGCCCCTGCCTCTGGCCTCTCCATGGAGGACCTGAACCGAATCAATGAGGAGATCGAGAAGTTCGATATCAGTGACAATGCTGACAAGTTGGAAGAAGTGGAGGACAATATCGACTTAACGTCGATCGTGGAGAAGGATATACTGACCATGCTCAGGAGGGAAATGGAAGGAGCTAATCTGAAAGTCTCTCTACAGAGGAACCTGGGAAATGGGCTTATCTCCTCAGGATGCAACCTTTACGAGTCGTCAGATATGTCAGTTATGAAGTTGCCTCACGGTCACCCACTACCTCTGTTACCTGTAAAGGTCAAGCAAGAAACAATTGAACCGATGGACCCTTAAGACTTTTTggcaaagtgatttttttttatttatgactTGGCAAGTCAGGGTGCCTGTAGCAGTTGCTTGTACATAGTTTCAATGCTGCAAAGCAATCTTGGCTTACAGTAGTTTCCCTACGCTCTCCAGCTgaaagaaggaactccaaagttACTGTTTTCTCAGGGCATAAAAAGGGGCAAAGGACTGTGCATTGCCTCGCCAGTTACTAAGAGACAATCATCTAtccataattattttttcaatgaTAGTACTTCATAATTTATTATGCAATTAATCATTCTAAAAGCAATAATTAGGAAAATGTTTACAATGACTGGAAAAATTCATtgtaatttttactttaaatgtttttattttttgttttatggcCATTccttgtagattttttttttctgcacatcTGTTTTAAGAACCTAAGATTAGGGTTTcagtaaatgtattttatgtacCAATGTCTTTTAAACAAATGTGGTTTTTCATATTGCCAAAGTTGGACATGTGACATACAGAATCCTAGATCTGttggtttgaaaaaaaaattctgtgtacTTTCATGAGCAAATCACCCCACTGGgaattgaaaagcaaaaaaaaaaaaaccaaaccaacaacccAGAGTAGCAGCAAGCAGGGAAGAAAGAACTTCTCCTGCCTctcagaggagaggagaaagatttttctgcctgcagctctccctggaacAGATGTGGCACAGCAAACACTGACCTGCCATGGACAATACCACAGGTTTTTAGAAAACAGCTCTAGCCCCACATATTGTCATGTAACTTTAAGACCAAAGGAACACATGAGCTTAAAGTGGCTTTTCCAAAATAGAATCTCACattcttttgtttccaaaagcagtttaaaagcaaagacacaaatattattaatattctGCCTAAAAGGGGGTTTGGgcagatttctttcttctgatttttgttttattttgggttttttggccAGAGCCTTccagggataaaaaaaaaagatggtcaGATTCCCTGAGAAAGAAGGGGTTCAGTTTTacttgtatttttctctcccacTTTGCCTGGGTAGAAGTGGGGAGCAAAGTCCTTTCCTggcacataatttttttttcttccttcctgtaCGACTCAGATTTTTCTCAGTATTTGTGTTTGTACATTTTGTGgttaatttaattaaagaagaaaagggcaTTGCAAAGTTGTTGAACAACAATTACCTCAGTGCTTGTGTCCAGTGGTGCAGACAATGCTGTTTTACCTAAATGCTTTGCTACTTTAGAGAAGAAACCAAAATGTGCACAGGAAAAGATAGAATGCACgtccttttatctttttgttttgctaagCCCAAAGATGATATGGTGATGTTTGAGGTGTAGCAAAGAATACATGtatatttatagatatattTATACCACTATAcgatatatgtatatgtatatatatttataccaCTTAAGTTGTGAGCCAAACCATGTAATAAAACCTATTTTTCATCTAAGTGTGAAAATCAAATGTTATCCCAGTTTTGCAAATAACCAGTGACCTCAAAACCAGAAGGTTGTACCGAGGCATTTATCACTTGCAAATACACACGCACAGCTGAAGGTGAAGCCGGGACTTGCAAACACGTGAGTGACATCATCATGCATCCACGTGTGGCATCTCAGTGAATTTGGTGGGAATGACCCTGTTTTCAGGCCAGGGCTCCTTCAGtcccctgctctcctggcagtctgcactgggagggaaggaggctggTGGTCAGTCAACAGACAGCCAGAAAATGTAACTGAAAGAACTTGAAAAGAAGCCAAATATGACCCGTGCGTGATGTGGTCACAAATCACAGTAAGGGCAGGATGGAAGTCAAGGGGGGACAAGGCCCTTGTCTCATTGTGCCCTGCCACTAACGAGTTGCACAGTCAACTCACATGAATATAAGTAGCATTATTACACACCTCCCTCCATGTATCCCTTTTTGTCTggttatgttttttaaaaaatttttaaagtccACCTCAACAATTCAGGATTCggtggtctttttttttcagcaaacttcattttaatgccttctgttaaaaaaacaaacaatcctGAAATACAGGTCTCCCAACACAGCTTTTGAAGGGCTCCAGTTCATAACATTTCCACTCTTGCAAATTGTGAGGCTGACATCTTTTAAATGTAGCAATAGTTCATAAATATAGTACTTAATTGTAGGATAAACCAAAGTATCACTACTCTGTCACTGGACACACACTTTTCCTATTATTGCCTGTAGTGCTTTCTTGTATTTGATACAAAATTTACAAGAATTTATATGCATCAGCTTTAAGAATTGTTACTTCTCTTTACTGTTTCCCCCTTCCCTTAGACGTTTTACATGTGAATGTAGCAACAATCAACagtgtttttgggggtttttttgtctctcttaagaaAGACTCTGACCAAAGTTAACAGGCTTTTTACTTTGCTAGAACAACAAACTATCATATGTTTACGTATTGGTTTACATCATTATTTATGTGCAAATTGTcaaatgtaaattaaatatAAGTGTTCATTGCTTTACTGATGCTTCCCTTGTCTTCAATCTCTCTGCACCAACTGGGTGCGCGGCCTGGTTGTGGCCCCAATGCTGCTTCACTGAGGGCAGTGGTGTCTTCAGCAATGCTGACTCCTGCCTTTGTGGGTTCTGATTTTCCCTCATTGAAAGCTGCAAACAGCAATGCCAGAGCTGAATACCCTGGCTTCATTTTGTACAGAGGTTTCCTCAGTTTCAGCCagtaccttttaaaaaaaaaaaaagccaagaattttctgtgtttcaatGGAAATACTTGAATGCTATCTGTCTCAGAGATATGTGACCAGGGTTCTCATTTACATTTTTCCAAATGATTGTCATTTCTGGCCTGAAACCATAACCACCAGGACCACAATGACACACTCAAAATGTCAGTGTGAGACCACTTAGTCCTGTCTCAGCATGGTGGGAACTGCATTCAAAACAAACGTGGATCTGTTGTTAAGTGCTCACAAAGGAGATGTGAACACTGCACTAAATCCAGGGGAAGGTCAAGTGtccacccctccctccccacctcaGCCCAAGAGTAACAGCAGGCCAGGATGCCCCAGAAAGCTAATTCAACATTTGCTACTTCCATCATTTACCGTGAGATCTAAACCAGAGAggccatgtgctgccctgccctaCCTGAATGTTAAAGAAATAACGTTCCTGCGCATATTGAGACACTCAGCGCCGTATGatgttttaaaagtatttcactgtcctcttaaaaaaattcatttaaacatCTGTCTCAAGAATTTGAAATACTGCCAACACCGAACTGTGGAGTTAAGAAAACCAGAGCACTGTTGTCATAAACGTGCCAAATGCAGCATGTTATATTCCCATATTCAACAGAGCTATTGctgtaataattttttgtaaaaaacatAGGATAACCATTACCGCCATAAATCATACTTCATTACTTGGCAGAGCGTTACGTTGTGCTGGAGAGTTATGTCCTGGGGACACTTGTAAGCTTTAGAAGATGTTTAATAAAACACATTACATAAAAAGACAATGCACGTTATAGATCACAGCCTCGCGAGGCCGAGcccggcagctgctgccttggtTTCTGGCGGCCCCCAAGCCGGATGGAGCCGCTGATGGCAtgtgctctgagcagcagtACAGCGGGATTCAGCCATggcaacaccaccaccaccaggtCGGATAACCACAACAGCGTTAACTaggggcaggggagaaaagcTAATCGATTTGGGAGCTGCCACAAAACGCAGCCCTGTGACAGCGCGTGCCCCAGCACAGAGCCGCTGGCTGCCTGTGGGCGGGCAGGCCTCATGCCTGTCTTGCTGCCGTCAGTGTGAAAATGTTCAGGGGCCAAACGTGTTGGGCAATGTGGCCTtgccagctgagctgctttgcCACAGGACAGGGTGAATTACAGCTGAGATAGACTCAAGCACAGATTTAGGGAGGATCCTGCCGTTCTGGCTGGTTTATAAAGCCCAGTGCCTCTCAGCTGGGTACTGGGGAGACACCGCTAATTCCCAGTGTGGCCAATTATGGCCTTGAGGTcgaaaatgaaaaatgtgactCATTGAGGGGGTATGAGCCCTTTGGGTTCAAATCAGTGTCTGCCAGTGCACGGCTGCGTCTCAACACGTGCTGGGACCGCGTGGGATGCGGCCCAAAACCTTTGCTGTCATTCAGAGGTGTTACATTAGAGTGAGGGAAATAGTTGTGGCTGTAATTAAAGGCAGCCAGGAAACACTTGGCTAATTACTGCATGAGCTGGAGCTGAGTGGATGCAGTGCAGCTGAGGAATGTGCCCATCATGGGGCAGGTATCTGCAAAACACAGGCTGTCATGGTGGCTAAAGAAAAACTCACTGACAGCATCAAAGCAGCCGCCCTGGCACTGAGGGGGAggtttccctcctctgcccagggTTGGGGTAGGctggcagggaaaaggcagctgCCTGGCCTGGGATGTGGGGGGCACAGGTTGACATTTTGGCAACTTCAGCACAGTCTTGCctgaacagcagaaaaacaagacTTTTTGTCAAAGATATGGCACTTCCCAAAACCGTAagtgtttaatttttcatgagATGATGAAACAGATCCATCCTGCAACCAGCATGGCTGCTGCCCTTCCCATTCTCATGGGAAGTACATGGAAGAGCTGGCAAGGAACACATTTGCATCCCAGTTGAGGCCACCTTTGTACCAACTGCCATCAATGATAGAGTTTCCAACATGCTGCATGACTCTGCTTTCACTCATTTTTAAGAGATTGGGGAACATTTCCCAGCAATCCACTGTGGCAGCCAAATGGGAGAGGGACCACTAAGCCTCACcaagtccctgctgctgcctgagtgCTGCCTTCTGATGCAAAGTTGTATTCTTGTCCCATGATAGAGAGGTCAGGTGTCTGCTGCGAGGTGTGTGCAAGCAGACGTTGACTTCTGCTTCAAAGTCAAAGTATCCTTAGTTCCACCATGAGAGCTTGCACCTTGGAACTGGTTGAATGGTGCTCTGCACAGGAAAACCCAGCCCAGGAAAGATGAAATGGTGCTTTCCACctccaggcagcacaggctctgctggctcaggcTGTTCAGCTCTACAAACTTCAGCCTGCACAAGCTCACCTAGGAAAGGCCCCTGAGACATCACCCCCAGCACCCTTTTCTAGAGCACAGCAAtacagctccctgtgccagccaaAGCCCAGAGCCTGAACATCTGTCTCCTGGCACTTCAGAGGCACCTGCCAGCCACTACATCCAGCCACAAATTGCTTTCTGAAGCTGGGGGTTACACAGACTGCCTGCCACGATAGGTAAACAAGGGAGCAGAAGCCCAGTAGTGGGGCAAGGATCTGCAGTGACTGGGTGGGTGGCACACACCCCTAAGAGCTGATCCTCCCTGGCAGGGGGGAACTCTGGCACAGGGCATGCATGAGTTTCTGCTCCTTTTTGACACCAGGGCTTGGGGCAGAAACCTGTTCCCAAAGCATGGAGACAGGCAGCACCGGTGTGTGCACTGGGCAGAGATCTCTAAAAAGAGATGCCTGGCCCTCCAGGAAAGGGAGATGGACACTCAgagctccctcctccctgtgAGCTGTCAGCCAGGCACCTTGGTGACATTTGGGTGCCGTGggccttccttcctcctccccagctgcacGTGGAGAGATGGTTGGGATGCCAAACCACTTAGGTAGGTGTGACAAAATAGCCCTATTGAAGGGAGCAAAACCAGTATGACTTCCTTATTGTGCAATGATTAATAAAGGCTTTCAGCTCTTTTTCTCCATTAATTGTGAATAAGCAAGTCCTTGATCATTTCCTTATCCAAGGACCGAGTGAGATTCCTTACAGCATTCCTGCCCCAAAGTGGCCACACTGCGCTGGGAAGAGAAGCGATTCCTGCAATATTGAAACCACGCACAGCAAAATCAGAGGCTGAAAACCTCTTTCCCAGTTCGCCTGTGCTGAGGACTCAGCTGTTAGAATGTGGTACAAGTCTTAGGGTTAAGGAGACCCAACGCTCCTGCCTTTACCAGCTGAATTTTACACACTAAATCCTAACTTAAATGAGCAAAGCAGTGGCCAGCTTTTGGGCAGGAAGAGGAGTGTGGCAGGCAGCATTCTGTATGTGATTTCTTGGATATTATAGTTCCCAGTCTCCCTACAGCTTTCCTATGGCAAAATTTTCTGTGTGAGAGCTGTCCTGTGAACTccaggaaacatttttcttcccccacctTCACCTTCTTAGTCTACCTTGTGTATTCAGATGACCTTTTGTTTTTAAGGGACAGGTTCTGTACATCTTTACAGACCAGATTTGCTCTTCTTGTCAGCCTCAAAACCCTATGCACAAATTCTTTACTAAGAGAGGGGAGTTTGGTTTCTTCCGGCTACGCTGGAGCCACGTCCCTAGGCGGGGACCCAGTTACCAGGCTGGGTGGTATCCCAGAGAGGTCTCACTTTACTCACAACCAGtcatgaaaaaaacagaagttaaaaatgTTGTAGAAACTGCAACCAGGTGCTAAGGGGGGCAAGAATAcatgaaaagtgaaaatttgcctttttaataAGCCGTTAC
The DNA window shown above is from Corvus hawaiiensis isolate bCorHaw1 chromosome 3, bCorHaw1.pri.cur, whole genome shotgun sequence and carries:
- the PRDM1 gene encoding PR domain zinc finger protein 1 isoform X1, giving the protein MRIKGCFLFFQAATQCSSDAVSFKNLVKGREWTMKMDMEDADMTLWTEADFEEKCTYIVNDHPLDPSADGGTLTQAEASLPRNLTFKYASNCKEVTGVISKEYIPKGTRFGPLVGEIYTSDTVPKNANRKYFWRIYSSGELHHFIDGFNEDKSNWMRYVNPGYSVQEQNLAACQNGMNIYFYTIKPIPANQELLVWYCRDFAERLHYPSSRELTMMNLTQTHVNPKQHSADKDELYQKSIPKKEHSVKEILKMESNPQKGKDFFQTNISPVTPEKDLDDLHKNYSPERCFFPRVVYPIRPHIPEDYLKASLAYGMDRPSYITHSPIQASTTPSPSGRSSPDQSLKSSSPHSSPGVTVSPLAPTSQEHREPYPYLNGSYGSEGLGSYPGYAPPGHLSPAFLPSYNPHYPKFLLPPFNMSCNNLSALNNINGINNFNLFPRMYPLYGNLLSGGSLSHHMLNPTTLPSSLPSEGGRRLLQPDHPRDFLIPAPNSAFSITGAAASMKDKPCSPTSGSPTAGTAASSEHIMQPKPTSVVLAATGGEEAMNLIKSKRNVTGYKTLPYPLKKQNGKIKYECNVCSKTFGQLSNLKVHLRVHSGERPFKCQTCNKGFTQLAHLQKHYLVHTGEKPHECQVCHKRFSSTSNLKTHLRLHSGEKPYQCKLCPAKFTQFVHLKLHKRLHTRERPHKCIHCHKSYIHLCSLQVHLKGNCPVAPASGLSMEDLNRINEEIEKFDISDNADKLEEVEDNIDLTSIVEKDILTMLRREMEGANLKVSLQRNLGNGLISSGCNLYESSDMSVMKLPHGHPLPLLPVKVKQETIEPMDP
- the PRDM1 gene encoding PR domain zinc finger protein 1 isoform X3, with protein sequence MSQSHFIFCLVCHCMLVTGVISKEYIPKGTRFGPLVGEIYTSDTVPKNANRKYFWRIYSSGELHHFIDGFNEDKSNWMRYVNPGYSVQEQNLAACQNGMNIYFYTIKPIPANQELLVWYCRDFAERLHYPSSRELTMMNLTQTHVNPKQHSADKDELYQKSIPKKEHSVKEILKMESNPQKGKDFFQTNISPVTPEKDLDDLHKNYSPERCFFPRVVYPIRPHIPEDYLKASLAYGMDRPSYITHSPIQASTTPSPSGRSSPDQSLKSSSPHSSPGVTVSPLAPTSQEHREPYPYLNGSYGSEGLGSYPGYAPPGHLSPAFLPSYNPHYPKFLLPPFNMSCNNLSALNNINGINNFNLFPRMYPLYGNLLSGGSLSHHMLNPTTLPSSLPSEGGRRLLQPDHPRDFLIPAPNSAFSITGAAASMKDKPCSPTSGSPTAGTAASSEHIMQPKPTSVVLAATGGEEAMNLIKSKRNVTGYKTLPYPLKKQNGKIKYECNVCSKTFGQLSNLKVHLRVHSGERPFKCQTCNKGFTQLAHLQKHYLVHTGEKPHECQVCHKRFSSTSNLKTHLRLHSGEKPYQCKLCPAKFTQFVHLKLHKRLHTRERPHKCIHCHKSYIHLCSLQVHLKGNCPVAPASGLSMEDLNRINEEIEKFDISDNADKLEEVEDNIDLTSIVEKDILTMLRREMEGANLKVSLQRNLGNGLISSGCNLYESSDMSVMKLPHGHPLPLLPVKVKQETIEPMDP
- the PRDM1 gene encoding PR domain zinc finger protein 1 isoform X2; translation: MKMDMEDADMTLWTEADFEEKCTYIVNDHPLDPSADGGTLTQAEASLPRNLTFKYASNCKEVTGVISKEYIPKGTRFGPLVGEIYTSDTVPKNANRKYFWRIYSSGELHHFIDGFNEDKSNWMRYVNPGYSVQEQNLAACQNGMNIYFYTIKPIPANQELLVWYCRDFAERLHYPSSRELTMMNLTQTHVNPKQHSADKDELYQKSIPKKEHSVKEILKMESNPQKGKDFFQTNISPVTPEKDLDDLHKNYSPERCFFPRVVYPIRPHIPEDYLKASLAYGMDRPSYITHSPIQASTTPSPSGRSSPDQSLKSSSPHSSPGVTVSPLAPTSQEHREPYPYLNGSYGSEGLGSYPGYAPPGHLSPAFLPSYNPHYPKFLLPPFNMSCNNLSALNNINGINNFNLFPRMYPLYGNLLSGGSLSHHMLNPTTLPSSLPSEGGRRLLQPDHPRDFLIPAPNSAFSITGAAASMKDKPCSPTSGSPTAGTAASSEHIMQPKPTSVVLAATGGEEAMNLIKSKRNVTGYKTLPYPLKKQNGKIKYECNVCSKTFGQLSNLKVHLRVHSGERPFKCQTCNKGFTQLAHLQKHYLVHTGEKPHECQVCHKRFSSTSNLKTHLRLHSGEKPYQCKLCPAKFTQFVHLKLHKRLHTRERPHKCIHCHKSYIHLCSLQVHLKGNCPVAPASGLSMEDLNRINEEIEKFDISDNADKLEEVEDNIDLTSIVEKDILTMLRREMEGANLKVSLQRNLGNGLISSGCNLYESSDMSVMKLPHGHPLPLLPVKVKQETIEPMDP